One window of Nostoc sp. C052 genomic DNA carries:
- a CDS encoding prolyl oligopeptidase family protein has product MPDSEKPLTYPSSHKSNQVDDYHGTLVADPYRWLEDPDSEETKTWIEAQNQVTFGYLSEIPAREKIKQRLTKLWDYEKYGIPFKEGESLRDGSTERYFYFKNDGLQNQSVLYTLKTLDDQPKVLLDPNKLSEDGTVALSGLSISENGRLLAYGLSSSGSDWQEWKVRDVETGEDLQDNLKWIKFSGASWTHDHQGFFYSRYDEPNEKTQLEDVNYYQKLYYHQLGKHQSEDVLIYHRPDQKEWGFSGDVTEDGNYLIISIWLGTDSKNLVFYKDLTNSNAEVVELINQFEADYSFIDNDDSVFYFRTDLNAPRGRVIAIDTKNSASENWREIIPQSVETLESVGILNNQFVADYLKDAHSQIKIFNLKGEFIREVELPGLGSAGGFGGKRYDTETFYSFTSFTIPGTIYRYNLVTGQSEVFRQPQVDFNPDDYETKQVFYQSKDGTIVPMFITHKKGIKLDGNNPTYLYAYGGFNISITPSFSVSLLVWMEMGGIYAMPNIRGGGEYGEEWHQAGMKDKKQNVFDDFIGAAEWLIANKYTQTEKLAIAGGSNGGLLVGACITQRPDLFGAALPAVGVMDMLRFQNFTIGWGWTSEFGSADNLEEFPALYAYSPLHNIKPNTAYPATLITTADHDDRVVPAHSFKFAAALQAAHTGNTPTLIRIETKAGHGAGKPTAKIIEEAADKWAFLVRTLDVKF; this is encoded by the coding sequence ATGCCTGATTCTGAAAAACCGCTCACCTACCCATCCAGCCACAAGAGTAATCAAGTCGATGATTACCACGGTACTTTAGTCGCAGATCCTTACCGTTGGCTAGAAGATCCTGACTCTGAAGAAACAAAGACTTGGATTGAGGCACAAAATCAAGTTACTTTTGGCTACCTGAGTGAAATTCCTGCTAGGGAAAAAATTAAACAACGCCTTACCAAACTTTGGGATTATGAAAAATATGGTATCCCTTTTAAAGAAGGCGAATCTCTGCGAGACGGTTCCACCGAACGCTACTTTTATTTTAAAAATGACGGGCTGCAAAACCAAAGTGTCCTTTACACTCTGAAAACCCTCGACGATCAACCCAAAGTTTTACTCGACCCGAATAAACTCTCAGAAGATGGCACTGTTGCTCTTTCGGGATTATCTATTAGTGAGAATGGTAGGCTTTTAGCTTATGGTCTATCGTCTTCTGGTTCTGATTGGCAAGAATGGAAAGTACGCGATGTTGAAACTGGTGAAGACCTCCAAGACAATCTAAAGTGGATTAAATTTTCTGGTGCATCTTGGACACACGATCATCAAGGTTTTTTCTACAGTCGCTACGATGAACCAAATGAAAAAACTCAATTAGAAGATGTTAACTATTATCAAAAACTCTACTATCATCAATTAGGTAAACACCAATCAGAAGACGTTTTAATTTACCATCGTCCTGACCAAAAGGAATGGGGTTTTAGTGGTGATGTTACTGAAGATGGAAACTATCTAATAATTTCAATTTGGCTGGGTACTGACTCAAAAAATTTAGTTTTCTATAAAGATTTGACTAACTCTAATGCAGAAGTCGTAGAACTAATTAATCAGTTTGAGGCAGATTACAGCTTTATTGACAATGATGATAGCGTCTTTTATTTCCGCACAGATTTAAATGCACCACGGGGAAGAGTGATTGCCATTGATACGAAAAACTCTGCGTCAGAAAATTGGCGAGAAATCATTCCTCAATCTGTGGAAACTTTGGAAAGCGTCGGTATACTTAATAACCAATTTGTTGCTGATTACCTCAAGGATGCTCACAGCCAAATCAAAATTTTTAACCTCAAAGGTGAATTTATTCGAGAGGTAGAACTACCCGGACTTGGTTCAGCCGGAGGCTTTGGTGGTAAGCGTTATGATACTGAAACTTTTTATAGTTTTACTAGCTTTACCATACCAGGTACTATTTATCGCTACAACTTGGTGACAGGACAAAGCGAGGTTTTCCGCCAGCCACAGGTAGATTTTAATCCTGATGATTATGAGACAAAACAAGTATTTTATCAGAGCAAAGATGGTACTATAGTGCCAATGTTTATTACCCACAAAAAAGGTATTAAATTAGATGGTAATAACCCTACTTATCTCTATGCTTATGGCGGTTTTAATATCTCAATCACACCTAGCTTTTCTGTGAGTCTGTTGGTGTGGATGGAGATGGGTGGTATCTATGCGATGCCTAATATCCGCGGTGGTGGAGAATACGGCGAAGAATGGCATCAAGCAGGAATGAAGGATAAAAAGCAGAATGTCTTTGATGACTTTATTGGTGCTGCTGAGTGGTTGATTGCTAACAAGTATACTCAGACTGAGAAGTTAGCGATCGCAGGTGGTAGTAACGGTGGTTTATTAGTGGGTGCTTGCATAACCCAACGTCCCGATTTGTTTGGTGCAGCTTTACCAGCAGTCGGCGTCATGGATATGTTGCGGTTCCAGAACTTTACCATCGGTTGGGGTTGGACTTCCGAATTTGGTTCAGCAGATAACCTAGAAGAGTTTCCAGCACTGTATGCTTATTCGCCATTACACAACATCAAACCAAATACAGCTTACCCAGCAACCTTGATTACCACGGCCGATCATGACGATCGCGTTGTCCCTGCTCATAGTTTCAAATTTGCCGCAGCTTTGCAAGCGGCTCACACAGGTAATACACCAACCTTAATTAGAATTGAGACTAAAGCCGGACATGGTGCGGGTAAACCCACAGCTAAAATTATTGAAGAAGCCGCAGATAAATGGGCTTTTTTGGTGCGTACTTTAGATGTGAAATTTTAG
- a CDS encoding methyl-accepting chemotaxis protein, with the protein MAASIDNYEPTYQQAMTAYVQRNYEVAATLVDQVVQNLPDDPNSHLLRGHIYYVLQQYDVAKEEYQQVLGLTNDREIIGFANNGIENINQYLQSFGGQVDTSESQEQINSSEISDPLAYIEPELEDLGASEEFDSNNLDLNFFGEHQETVNGVEEISSKSPFDIPTEDSIGTLKISDSSTPFSDDPFALDEELQQQESNNKWEENTELELPAFWQEDASEEIMEESLVNSQFSDNEINSYHGNSTIDNSNSSASNSPIANSENNFTDLLSEPKSPEQNIGNLEYKKSSFRDETLLIVSEELGNDSPITNNVEYDSQERLPETEAHSWLKSADLESESAFQPDLSNKPSSFSSNLPQKDKQFNSNEFSSQNSFDDHENFDMEAFESAFGSDGLSSYEDSATILNGENSKSNIEFLDDFEEFDDLGNIPGFDMIEGDSNFGDLAMHSAPAETRDSGRSQVAASTTADREEELFSMTGSHEAVPVFSQTDVSKLEPNVSIEQGWLAPLENASIERKQWLIAGSVGIVSALVVATVSFVATTFSPPQQRESVRDTGWAMSLAAGIAGFATAGFMGNLALKQIRRTTDDLQNQFEAVRQGNLNAQATVFSEDELGHLATGFNEMARVIFTTTSEAQRKADEQEEAKENLQRQVIRLLDDVEGAARGDLTVQAEVTADVLGAVADAFNLTIQNLRDIVQQVKVAAKDVTKGATNSETFARALSSDALRQAEELAVTLNSVQVMTDSIQRVAEAAREAETVARDASTIALKGGEAVENTVAGILEIRETVAETTRKVKRLAESSQEISKIVALISQIASRTNLLALNASIEAARAGEAGRGFAIVADEVRQLADKSAKSLKEIEQIVMQIQSETGSVMTAMEEGTQQVIKGTKLAEEAKRSLENIIQVANRIDILVRSITSDTVEQTETSRAVAHVMQSVELTAQETSQEAQRVSGALQHLVGVSRDLIASVERFRVETMETR; encoded by the coding sequence ATGGCAGCAAGTATTGATAATTACGAGCCAACATATCAACAGGCGATGACCGCCTATGTTCAAAGGAATTATGAGGTTGCGGCCACTTTAGTTGACCAAGTGGTGCAAAATTTACCAGATGACCCTAACTCCCATTTGTTAAGGGGTCACATCTACTATGTTTTACAGCAGTACGATGTAGCAAAAGAAGAATATCAGCAAGTATTGGGCTTGACTAACGATCGAGAAATTATTGGTTTTGCCAATAATGGAATTGAAAATATCAATCAATATTTGCAATCATTCGGTGGGCAGGTTGATACATCAGAAAGTCAAGAGCAAATAAATTCCTCAGAGATATCCGATCCACTGGCATATATTGAACCAGAATTAGAAGATTTGGGCGCTAGTGAAGAGTTTGACAGCAATAACCTTGACTTGAACTTTTTTGGAGAACATCAAGAAACTGTGAATGGCGTTGAAGAGATATCTTCAAAAAGTCCATTTGACATCCCCACAGAAGATAGTATTGGAACATTAAAAATATCAGATTCTTCTACTCCTTTTAGTGACGATCCTTTTGCTTTGGATGAAGAATTACAGCAACAAGAGTCAAATAACAAATGGGAGGAAAATACAGAATTAGAGTTGCCTGCTTTTTGGCAGGAAGATGCATCAGAAGAGATTATGGAAGAATCATTAGTAAATAGTCAATTCTCAGATAACGAGATAAATTCTTATCATGGGAATTCAACTATTGACAATAGTAACTCTTCAGCTTCTAATTCACCAATCGCTAATAGCGAGAATAATTTCACTGATTTGTTGAGTGAGCCAAAGTCTCCAGAACAGAATATTGGAAATTTAGAATATAAAAAATCTAGTTTTCGAGACGAAACTTTACTGATTGTCTCAGAAGAACTGGGAAATGATTCGCCAATAACAAATAATGTGGAATACGACAGTCAAGAACGTTTGCCTGAAACGGAAGCACATAGTTGGTTAAAATCAGCAGATTTGGAATCCGAGTCAGCTTTTCAGCCAGATTTATCTAATAAGCCTTCATCTTTTAGTAGTAACTTACCTCAGAAAGACAAGCAGTTTAACTCAAACGAATTCAGCAGTCAAAATAGCTTTGACGATCATGAAAATTTTGACATGGAAGCATTTGAATCTGCCTTTGGTTCAGATGGTTTAAGCTCTTATGAAGACTCAGCGACTATACTGAATGGAGAAAATTCTAAGAGCAATATCGAGTTTTTAGATGACTTTGAGGAATTTGACGATTTAGGCAATATTCCAGGGTTTGACATGATCGAAGGAGATTCTAACTTCGGCGATCTAGCAATGCATTCTGCTCCAGCAGAAACTCGTGACAGTGGACGCTCTCAAGTAGCAGCAAGTACTACAGCCGATCGCGAAGAAGAATTATTTTCGATGACTGGTTCCCATGAAGCCGTTCCAGTCTTTAGCCAAACAGATGTCTCGAAACTAGAACCCAATGTCAGCATCGAGCAAGGATGGTTAGCACCATTAGAAAATGCTTCCATTGAACGGAAACAATGGTTAATTGCTGGCAGTGTGGGTATTGTTTCAGCGCTGGTTGTAGCCACAGTTAGCTTTGTTGCTACTACATTTTCGCCACCCCAACAACGAGAATCAGTACGCGATACCGGTTGGGCTATGTCACTAGCCGCTGGGATTGCAGGTTTTGCGACCGCAGGCTTCATGGGAAATCTGGCGCTGAAACAAATTCGGCGCACAACTGACGATCTCCAAAATCAGTTTGAGGCTGTACGTCAAGGAAATCTGAATGCTCAAGCCACAGTATTTTCAGAAGATGAATTGGGGCATTTAGCTACTGGCTTTAATGAAATGGCGCGGGTAATTTTCACAACCACAAGTGAAGCCCAACGCAAAGCCGATGAACAAGAGGAAGCCAAAGAAAACCTCCAACGTCAGGTGATTCGTCTCTTGGATGATGTAGAAGGTGCTGCTAGAGGTGATTTAACAGTCCAAGCGGAAGTGACAGCCGACGTACTGGGAGCCGTAGCTGATGCCTTTAACCTGACAATTCAAAACTTGCGGGATATTGTGCAACAGGTAAAAGTGGCGGCGAAGGATGTAACAAAAGGTGCAACCAACTCTGAAACTTTTGCTAGAGCCTTATCTAGTGATGCTTTGCGCCAAGCGGAAGAGTTGGCAGTAACGCTGAATTCTGTACAGGTAATGACTGACTCGATTCAGCGGGTAGCAGAGGCGGCGCGAGAAGCTGAAACCGTTGCTCGTGATGCTAGTACGATCGCTCTCAAAGGTGGCGAAGCAGTAGAAAATACCGTGGCGGGGATTTTGGAAATTCGAGAAACCGTGGCCGAAACCACTCGCAAAGTCAAGCGGTTGGCGGAATCTTCACAAGAAATTTCTAAAATTGTGGCGTTGATTTCTCAAATTGCTTCCAGAACAAACTTGCTGGCACTCAATGCTAGTATTGAGGCGGCAAGAGCAGGAGAAGCGGGACGCGGGTTTGCGATTGTAGCAGACGAAGTGCGCCAGCTAGCGGATAAATCTGCTAAATCCCTGAAGGAAATTGAACAAATTGTGATGCAAATCCAAAGCGAAACAGGCTCAGTAATGACCGCGATGGAAGAAGGCACACAACAAGTAATTAAAGGGACAAAATTGGCAGAAGAAGCCAAGCGATCGCTCGAAAACATTATTCAAGTGGCGAATCGCATCGATATTCTTGTGCGCTCCATTACCAGCGACACTGTGGAACAAACGGAAACCTCCCGCGCCGTTGCTCATGTAATGCAATCAGTAGAACTGACCGCCCAAGAAACCTCTCAAGAAGCACAGCGAGTTTCAGGTGCCCTACAACACTTAGTAGGTGTATCCCGCGACTTAATCGCCTCCGTTGAACGTTTCCGAGTAGAAACTATGGAAACCAGATAA
- a CDS encoding response regulator, whose translation MLPEQQQRILGYFIEEARDHLNTIEQGLLNLEGTLNDPEMISEVFRAAHSIKGGAAMLGLTSIQHTSHRLEDCFKVLKDNPVQIDQKLESLFLGVSDTLKSLLEHLSGPYGLSEDAANTLMSETEPVFKWLYEHLELLVEQAKSGVASSSDATELHTNSVENVSTLTELFLRRDIPSLAEDTHQESPDSVIPQEVRDTHRLAPVTAKENNWGEFQAQVLQRLREMLQLFKQTTTPSTRQNLQQCCHQLVKLGETWNLPKWCGLCQAAASAIANPENTYLTLAKIVITEIKQAQELVLQGREAEIAISQQLEALLSFTEIELLEITPDLFDEESATLTESEPILSANTEPLTQKTEELNLEEDRSDRLYILQGTPLNAATHTSLAFTTHDEAHPISNNIDPHGPEVGIAELNTLADLFEGETPELDESWHQEETLDIVATDDFGIDFSSTDAEAADGDLSDLLSFDQDTSNTQQPATTTAAEDLSLLFGDNFLEKDNSEPQNQQTAATTLELSDFNVLDINLDSSSPENLQEFIDIPSDINQTPENIDQNSVVEDLLTLALDEEELLSTGEVTQPETDAFASVELSNNQQNSFDNLFLETRNANWVEEITPSDYIELPQQTGLSLDNLFADMEEQTILPTSESESGDLFDTSPTTAPEFSQSENDLSNFWNQETTEEKDEFDSLIEQNVERALDESLFTAAADDIFADSQQSIPSSIASFDIEEDFDINFQHQEQLDLILSSNSGDDLFDELAPINSTASPIINDASTTETPSFAQQPEALDVVPEFTNQPSEIFGVALEANSLDPFNENPQLLFEDVVTDSAYIQMEPTDNSVDELSETISFGETSDSKLTETQPVDLFSSFDENPQLLFEDVVTDSTYIQMEPTDNSVDELSETISFGETSDSKLTEAQPGDLFGPFDENPQLLFEDVVTDSTYIQIEPTELSVDELSETISFGETSDSELTETQPGDLFGSFDENPQLLFEDVVTDSTYIQMEPTELSVDELSETISFGETSASATAQPDDLFRPFDENPQLLFEDVVTDSTYIQMEPTELSVDELSETISFGETSDSELTETQPVDLFSSFDENPQLLFEDVVTDSTYIQMEPTELSVDELSETISFGETSDSAQTSSEVLETDENNNLETTFEFTENTDFESDLLLTATTLISAVNQEENTTKIDSKAINDFTQTVIQEDVENDLWNLGETSEVAENAIIAPTEELATTEPIEQIASEDEFADLEALLGEELAPISKTKEIPEVDFAALEELLGTDSDRAQPQDIQPVLPKNPIPSPAIKDEFGDLEKLLAEADQTISHSPVVKSNTNKATRPSTRRAARFEETMKVPVKQLDDMSNLVGELVVNRNTLEQDHERLRQSLDNLLIQVQQLSDVGARMQELYERSLLEASLLAGRKKKDPGFQAPDSNAERGFSELEMDRFTPFHTLSQQMIERIVRVRESASDIDFVTEETERVARQFRQVTTQLQEGLTRARMVPFAQTIDRWRRGVRDNAIKCGKQVELVIEGGDTLIDKMILDHLTDPLTHMLNNAIAHGIETPEERQAVGKPPVGIITIRAFHQGNQTIISVGDDGAGIDSAKVKAKAVKIGMLTEAQAKAMSRLEVYDLLFQSGFTIKDQADEISGRGVGMDVVRSEISEIRGTVNTDSAIGKGTTFTIRLPLTLSICKALCCVSDRARIAFPMDGVEDTLDIPVKNIQHDANGQSFISWRDTVLPFRPLKELLTFNRQISRGNVYGGTRDDDMVSVVVVRSANTLIALQIDLVLSEQEIVIKQFEGPAPKPIGVAGATVLGDGRIMPIADVLEIIDIFQGRISTQTGGNSWQQKTTPPDTSPAKIDPTVLIVDDSITVRELLSLTFNKAGYRVEQARDGQEAWDKLRSGLPCDIVFCDIEMPRCDGLELLSRIQKDSNLNHLPIAMLTSRGADKHRQIASQLGASGYFTKPYLEEALLEAAARMLKGEKLITTTSNA comes from the coding sequence ATGCTGCCGGAACAACAACAGCGGATTTTGGGTTACTTTATTGAAGAAGCCAGGGATCACCTGAATACCATTGAGCAAGGCTTACTGAATTTAGAGGGTACTTTGAACGACCCGGAAATGATCAGTGAAGTCTTCCGGGCGGCTCACTCCATCAAAGGAGGAGCGGCGATGCTTGGATTAACTAGCATCCAGCATACCTCCCACCGTCTGGAAGATTGTTTTAAAGTTCTTAAAGATAATCCGGTTCAGATTGACCAAAAATTAGAGTCTTTATTTCTTGGTGTATCTGATACCTTAAAATCGCTGTTAGAGCATTTGAGCGGGCCTTATGGTCTTTCCGAAGATGCCGCTAATACTTTGATGTCAGAAACAGAGCCAGTTTTTAAATGGCTGTATGAACATCTAGAACTACTTGTAGAACAAGCAAAGAGTGGAGTAGCCAGCAGTTCTGATGCCACAGAACTACACACAAACTCTGTAGAAAATGTCTCCACACTTACAGAACTTTTCCTGCGGCGAGATATTCCCAGTTTGGCAGAAGACACCCATCAGGAATCTCCAGACTCGGTAATACCCCAGGAAGTGCGAGACACCCACAGACTCGCGCCAGTCACAGCTAAAGAAAATAATTGGGGCGAGTTTCAAGCCCAAGTGCTGCAAAGACTGCGGGAAATGTTGCAATTATTTAAGCAAACCACAACCCCTTCAACTCGGCAAAACCTCCAGCAATGCTGTCACCAGTTAGTCAAACTTGGTGAGACTTGGAATTTGCCTAAGTGGTGCGGTTTGTGCCAAGCAGCAGCTAGTGCGATCGCTAATCCCGAAAATACTTATCTGACTTTAGCTAAAATTGTCATTACGGAAATCAAACAAGCTCAAGAATTAGTTCTGCAAGGTAGAGAAGCCGAAATTGCAATCAGTCAGCAACTAGAAGCACTTTTGAGCTTTACAGAAATTGAGTTATTAGAAATTACGCCTGATTTGTTTGATGAAGAGTCTGCGACTTTGACAGAATCAGAGCCAATTCTATCTGCTAACACCGAGCCGTTAACCCAGAAAACAGAAGAACTGAATCTAGAGGAAGATAGAAGCGATCGCCTCTATATTCTGCAAGGGACACCACTAAACGCTGCAACTCATACCAGTCTTGCTTTCACCACACATGACGAAGCACATCCAATTAGTAACAATATTGACCCCCACGGGCCAGAGGTAGGAATAGCTGAGTTAAATACCCTTGCCGATTTATTTGAAGGTGAAACTCCCGAACTAGATGAAAGCTGGCATCAAGAAGAAACCTTAGATATTGTTGCTACCGATGACTTTGGAATTGACTTCAGTAGCACTGACGCTGAGGCTGCTGATGGCGATTTATCCGATTTACTCTCCTTTGATCAAGACACAAGCAACACGCAGCAACCAGCAACCACAACTGCGGCAGAAGATTTATCCCTGTTATTTGGCGACAATTTCCTAGAAAAAGATAATTCCGAACCGCAAAATCAACAAACAGCTGCTACGACTCTAGAGTTGAGTGATTTTAACGTACTTGATATAAATTTAGACTCTTCTTCCCCCGAAAATTTACAAGAATTTATTGATATTCCTAGTGATATAAATCAAACTCCTGAAAATATTGACCAAAATAGTGTAGTTGAAGATTTATTGACACTGGCACTAGATGAAGAAGAACTATTATCAACTGGCGAAGTGACTCAACCCGAAACTGACGCTTTCGCCAGTGTGGAACTATCTAACAACCAACAAAACAGTTTTGATAACTTATTCTTAGAAACTAGAAATGCAAATTGGGTAGAAGAAATTACCCCTAGTGACTATATAGAATTACCCCAGCAAACAGGCTTGTCTTTGGACAACCTATTTGCAGATATGGAAGAACAGACAATACTGCCGACAAGTGAATCAGAAAGTGGTGATTTATTCGATACATCTCCAACAACAGCACCAGAGTTTTCTCAATCAGAAAACGATCTGAGCAACTTCTGGAACCAGGAAACCACGGAGGAAAAAGACGAATTTGATTCCTTAATTGAGCAGAATGTGGAAAGGGCATTGGATGAGAGTTTGTTTACTGCGGCGGCTGATGATATTTTTGCAGATAGTCAGCAATCCATACCTTCTTCTATAGCCAGTTTTGACATAGAAGAAGATTTTGATATCAATTTTCAGCATCAAGAACAGCTAGATTTGATATTATCATCGAATTCTGGAGATGATTTATTTGATGAGTTAGCACCAATTAACTCAACTGCTTCCCCGATAATCAACGATGCCTCTACGACTGAAACGCCGTCGTTCGCACAACAACCAGAAGCTTTAGATGTTGTTCCAGAATTTACTAATCAGCCCTCAGAGATATTTGGTGTTGCTCTGGAAGCTAATTCATTAGACCCCTTCAACGAAAATCCACAACTGCTGTTTGAAGATGTAGTTACAGACTCCGCCTATATTCAGATGGAACCTACAGATAATTCTGTGGATGAACTATCAGAAACTATTAGTTTTGGTGAAACTTCAGATTCAAAATTAACTGAAACACAGCCAGTAGATTTGTTCAGTTCCTTCGATGAAAATCCGCAACTGCTGTTTGAAGATGTAGTCACAGACTCTACCTATATTCAGATGGAACCTACAGATAATTCTGTGGATGAACTATCAGAAACTATTAGTTTTGGCGAAACTTCAGATTCAAAATTAACCGAAGCACAGCCAGGTGATTTGTTCGGCCCCTTTGATGAAAATCCACAACTGCTATTTGAAGATGTAGTCACAGACTCCACCTATATTCAGATAGAACCCACAGAATTATCTGTGGATGAACTATCAGAAACTATTAGTTTTGGTGAAACTTCAGATTCAGAATTAACCGAAACACAGCCAGGTGATTTGTTCGGCTCCTTCGATGAAAATCCACAACTACTATTTGAAGATGTAGTTACAGACTCTACCTATATTCAGATGGAACCCACAGAATTATCTGTGGATGAACTATCAGAAACTATTAGTTTTGGTGAAACTTCAGCATCAGCCACAGCACAGCCAGATGATTTATTCAGACCCTTCGATGAAAATCCGCAACTGCTATTTGAAGATGTAGTTACAGACTCTACCTATATTCAGATGGAACCCACAGAATTATCTGTGGATGAACTATCAGAAACTATTAGTTTTGGTGAAACTTCAGATTCAGAATTAACTGAAACACAGCCAGTAGATTTGTTCAGTTCCTTCGATGAAAATCCGCAACTGCTGTTTGAAGATGTAGTCACAGACTCCACCTATATTCAGATGGAACCCACAGAATTATCTGTGGATGAACTATCAGAAACTATTAGTTTTGGTGAAACTTCAGATTCAGCCCAGACAAGCTCAGAAGTTTTAGAGACTGATGAGAATAATAATTTAGAAACAACCTTTGAATTCACGGAAAATACAGATTTTGAAAGTGATTTATTGTTGACAGCAACGACTCTGATATCAGCAGTAAATCAGGAAGAAAATACGACAAAAATTGACTCAAAAGCTATCAATGACTTCACACAAACGGTTATTCAGGAAGATGTAGAAAACGATTTGTGGAATTTAGGAGAGACATCTGAAGTTGCAGAAAATGCTATCATTGCCCCGACTGAAGAATTGGCAACTACAGAACCTATTGAACAGATTGCTTCAGAAGATGAATTTGCAGACTTGGAAGCATTACTAGGAGAGGAATTAGCACCCATCTCCAAAACTAAAGAGATACCAGAAGTAGATTTTGCTGCCCTGGAAGAATTGTTAGGTACAGATAGCGATCGCGCCCAACCCCAAGACATTCAACCAGTCTTGCCGAAAAATCCCATTCCATCACCAGCGATCAAAGATGAATTTGGTGATTTGGAGAAGTTGCTGGCAGAAGCAGATCAAACAATATCCCATTCTCCTGTAGTCAAATCTAACACCAACAAAGCTACCCGCCCCTCTACTCGTCGGGCTGCCAGATTTGAAGAAACGATGAAGGTTCCAGTGAAACAACTGGACGATATGAGTAATTTAGTTGGGGAGTTGGTGGTAAACCGCAATACCTTAGAGCAGGATCATGAACGGCTGCGGCAGTCGTTAGATAATTTGCTGATTCAGGTACAACAACTCTCAGATGTCGGCGCCAGGATGCAGGAATTGTACGAGCGATCGCTCCTAGAAGCCTCTCTGTTAGCTGGACGCAAAAAGAAAGACCCAGGCTTTCAAGCGCCAGATTCCAACGCCGAAAGGGGTTTTAGCGAGTTAGAAATGGATCGTTTTACTCCCTTCCATACACTCTCACAACAGATGATTGAGCGCATTGTGCGAGTGCGTGAGTCGGCTAGTGACATTGATTTTGTTACCGAAGAAACCGAGCGAGTCGCAAGGCAATTCCGCCAAGTAACCACCCAGTTACAAGAGGGATTAACTAGAGCGCGAATGGTGCCTTTTGCCCAAACTATCGATCGCTGGCGGCGAGGAGTGCGTGACAATGCTATTAAGTGTGGCAAACAAGTAGAGTTGGTGATCGAAGGTGGTGATACCTTAATTGACAAGATGATTTTGGATCATCTGACCGATCCGCTGACTCACATGCTGAATAATGCGATCGCTCACGGTATTGAAACCCCAGAAGAGAGGCAAGCTGTTGGTAAGCCACCCGTAGGAATCATTACTATCCGCGCCTTCCACCAAGGCAACCAAACGATCATTTCTGTAGGTGATGATGGCGCAGGTATCGACTCTGCAAAGGTTAAGGCTAAGGCGGTGAAGATTGGTATGCTTACAGAAGCACAGGCTAAAGCCATGTCTCGCCTGGAAGTCTACGATCTGCTGTTCCAGTCTGGTTTTACGATTAAAGACCAAGCCGATGAAATTTCCGGTCGTGGTGTGGGTATGGACGTAGTGCGCTCCGAGATTAGCGAAATTCGGGGAACAGTAAACACCGATTCTGCTATTGGCAAGGGAACCACCTTCACCATTCGTTTACCACTGACTCTAAGTATTTGTAAAGCCCTCTGCTGCGTCTCAGATCGAGCCAGAATTGCCTTCCCGATGGATGGTGTAGAAGATACGCTAGATATTCCCGTCAAAAATATTCAACATGATGCTAATGGGCAATCATTTATTTCCTGGCGTGATACAGTGCTGCCATTCCGACCTCTGAAGGAACTTTTAACCTTCAATCGCCAAATCAGTCGTGGTAATGTCTATGGCGGCACCAGAGATGATGATATGGTTTCTGTGGTTGTGGTGCGATCGGCAAATACCCTGATTGCTCTACAGATTGACCTGGTGTTGAGCGAACAAGAAATTGTAATTAAGCAATTTGAAGGGCCAGCCCCTAAACCAATTGGTGTAGCTGGTGCTACAGTCCTGGGTGATGGTCGAATTATGCCCATTGCTGACGTGCTGGAAATAATTGACATCTTCCAGGGACGGATTTCTACACAAACTGGTGGCAATTCTTGGCAACAAAAAACCACTCCCCCAGATACTTCTCCTGCGAAGATTGATCCGACAGTGCTAATTGTCGATGACTCGATTACCGTCCGAGAATTGCTATCTCTAACCTTTAATAAGGCAGGTTATCGCGTAGAACAAGCGCGTGACGGTCAGGAAGCTTGGGATAAACTTCGTTCCGGTCTACCTTGCGATATCGTATTTTGCGACATCGAAATGCCCCGCTGTGATGGTCTGGAATTACTCTCTCGGATTCAGAAAGACTCTAACCTCAATCACTTACCGATCGCCATGCTCACCTCGCGGGGTGCAGACAAGCACAGACAAATTGCGTCTCAACTTGGTGCTAGTGGCTACTTTACCAAGCCTTATCTCGAAGAAGCTCTCCTCGAAGCCGCAGCGCGAATGCTGAAAGGGGAGAAACTTATTACCACTACAAGTAATGCTTAG